From one Bacteroidota bacterium genomic stretch:
- a CDS encoding tryptophanase, producing the protein MKFKTIIEPFRIKMVEPVFISTEEQRLNFLSKAHYNPFLLSSEEVMIDFLTDSGTSAMSKEQWAAMMLGDESYAGASSWFKLEKSIYHLTGMPYILPTHQGRAAERILYGYLGKKGKTFISNTHFDTTRANIEFTGAEAIDLPVSSISQQDHFKGNLDIAKLKEEIGRRGAENIAAVILTVTNNSGGGQPVSMKNAKDVSAVCHEHGILMVLDACRIAENAYFIKHYEAGYSDNAYEEIAREMSALADAFVMSAKKDGMVNMGGFLALRDVELSDACKNLLIITEGFTTYGGLSGRDMEALAVGLKEVFSPDYLHYRIVSTTYLGSHLNDMGVPVVMPVGGHAVYIDAAAFYPHIPVDEYPGQALVCELYKAGGIRSVEVGSVMFGKYDASGKLIPAPKELVRLALPRRVYTQSHLDYVIEVFGFLIADKKNVSGYRITKETEFLRHFTAHFEPISNKDKVKQPEAESCL; encoded by the coding sequence ATGAAGTTTAAAACCATCATCGAACCCTTCAGAATTAAAATGGTTGAACCTGTTTTTATTTCTACCGAGGAACAACGCTTAAATTTTCTGAGTAAGGCGCATTACAATCCTTTTTTGCTGTCTTCTGAAGAAGTAATGATCGATTTCCTTACTGACAGTGGAACTTCGGCAATGAGTAAGGAGCAATGGGCCGCGATGATGCTGGGCGATGAGTCTTATGCCGGTGCCTCCAGTTGGTTTAAATTGGAGAAGTCGATTTATCATCTCACCGGAATGCCGTATATTTTACCAACACATCAGGGCCGTGCAGCAGAGCGCATCCTCTATGGCTATCTCGGGAAAAAAGGAAAGACGTTTATCAGTAATACGCATTTTGATACGACCAGAGCGAATATTGAATTCACCGGTGCCGAAGCCATCGATCTCCCCGTTTCTTCTATCAGTCAGCAAGACCATTTTAAAGGAAATCTGGATATCGCGAAGTTAAAAGAAGAAATTGGCAGGCGCGGTGCAGAAAATATTGCTGCAGTCATTTTAACCGTAACCAATAACAGTGGTGGTGGTCAGCCGGTGTCCATGAAGAATGCAAAAGATGTAAGTGCTGTCTGTCATGAACATGGGATTTTAATGGTGCTGGATGCTTGCAGAATTGCTGAGAATGCCTATTTCATCAAGCATTATGAAGCAGGTTATTCGGATAATGCCTATGAGGAGATTGCCCGTGAAATGTCCGCACTGGCTGATGCATTTGTAATGAGTGCCAAGAAGGATGGAATGGTGAATATGGGTGGATTCCTCGCTCTACGCGATGTGGAACTGTCTGATGCCTGCAAAAACCTGTTGATCATTACGGAAGGATTTACCACCTATGGCGGACTCTCGGGACGTGATATGGAAGCATTGGCTGTGGGTTTAAAAGAAGTTTTTAGTCCTGATTATCTCCATTACCGAATAGTGAGTACAACATATTTAGGAAGCCACTTAAATGATATGGGTGTGCCTGTGGTAATGCCGGTGGGTGGACATGCCGTTTATATAGATGCTGCTGCATTTTATCCGCATATTCCGGTAGATGAATATCCCGGACAGGCATTGGTTTGCGAGTTGTATAAAGCCGGTGGTATCAGATCGGTCGAAGTGGGTTCCGTGATGTTTGGAAAATATGACGCATCCGGTAAATTAATTCCTGCTCCTAAAGAACTGGTTCGTCTGGCATTGCCACGCAGAGTGTACACACAAAGTCATTTGGATTATGTGATTGAAGTATTTGGATTTTTGATTGCGGATAAAAAGAATGTTTCCGGTTACAGAATAACAAAGGAGACCGAGTTTTTAAGGCATTTTACGGCCCATTTTGAGCCGATTTCTAATAAAGATAAAGTAAAGCAGCCGGAAGCGGAGAGTTGTTTATAA
- a CDS encoding 6,7-dimethyl-8-ribityllumazine synthase produces MSSAHQSLSFLPQDLPNAGPYQFGIVVAEWNSEITEALLAGAQDALTRGGVLADKITVINVPGSFELTAGASLLLPSEKFDAIICLGCVIQGETRHFDFICQAVALGLTELTIKYNKPVIFGVLTTDTLDQAKERAGGKYGNKGFEAGITAIKMASLYSENVTK; encoded by the coding sequence ATGTCTTCAGCACACCAATCACTTTCCTTTTTACCTCAAGATTTACCCAATGCCGGACCCTATCAGTTCGGCATTGTCGTTGCTGAGTGGAATTCAGAAATAACCGAAGCACTTTTAGCCGGGGCTCAGGATGCATTAACACGTGGAGGAGTATTAGCTGATAAAATAACCGTGATCAATGTTCCCGGGAGTTTTGAATTAACTGCGGGTGCATCCCTACTTCTTCCCTCCGAAAAATTTGATGCTATCATTTGTTTGGGTTGCGTTATTCAGGGAGAAACCAGACATTTTGATTTTATTTGTCAGGCGGTCGCGTTAGGATTAACGGAGCTGACTATCAAATACAATAAACCTGTCATTTTCGGAGTGTTGACTACGGACACTTTAGATCAGGCAAAAGAGAGAGCAGGTGGTAAATATGGCAATAAAGGATTTGAAGCCGGAATCACTGCAATTAAAATGGCCTCATTATATTCTGAAAATGTGACTAAGTAG
- a CDS encoding 6-carboxytetrahydropterin synthase: protein MEKQKVSLTKIFTFDTAHALENYPGKCRHIHGHTYILHVTISGDIRNERGDPYDGIIIDFSELKKWVHDAVIQQFDHALLLREGSALAAMTFPEWERIYLTSYQPSCENILLDILQKLQTTIPNNILVKKLTLYETPTSYAEWER from the coding sequence ATGGAAAAACAGAAAGTTTCGCTAACTAAAATATTTACTTTTGATACTGCCCATGCACTGGAAAATTATCCGGGTAAATGCAGACATATTCATGGTCATACCTATATACTTCATGTCACGATTTCCGGTGATATAAGAAATGAAAGGGGTGACCCATATGATGGAATAATTATTGACTTCAGCGAATTGAAGAAATGGGTACATGATGCCGTCATTCAACAATTTGATCATGCCTTATTATTGAGAGAGGGTAGTGCCCTCGCAGCAATGACATTTCCGGAATGGGAGAGGATATATCTGACCAGCTACCAGCCCAGTTGCGAAAATATTCTTTTGGACATTCTTCAAAAACTACAAACTACAATTCCGAATAATATCCTTGTTAAGAAATTGACGCTCTATGAAACGCCCACTTCTTATGCAGAATGGGAACGGTAA
- a CDS encoding vitamin B12-dependent ribonucleotide reductase — translation MKKALRSGQEKKKTGLTILRRFTEINKDVFLDFKYEQRSSVIKNPKGDIVFENKEVEVPVGWSQVATDILAQKYFRRTGVPLKNGSTGGENSAKQVVHRMADCWKDWGQQYGYFASKKDADAFYDEVAFMLLNQMAAPNSPQWFNTGLFHTYGIKGQKQGHFYVDAVDNQLKRSTSAYERPQPHACFILSVKDDLVNPGGIMDLWVREARIFKYGSGVGTNFSSLRGETEKLSGGGHSSGLMSFLKIGDRAAGAIKSGGTTRRAAKMVCLDVDHPEILSFINWKAEEEKKVAALIAAGYSSEYEGEAYATVSGQNSNNSVRLSDAFMNAVKQGDTWDLRSRKDGAVINSLPSEFIMDQIVEAAWKCADPGLQFDTTINDWHTCPAGGKIKASNPCSEYMFLDDTACNLASINLGKFYNASTGVFDVEGFEHACRLWTIVLEISVLMAQFPSEEVAVNSFNYRTLGLGYANLGSLLMMNGLPYDSEPSRAMAAAITALMTGVAYKTSAEMADVLGAFTKFNDNREAMMRVMHNHRYAAYNTLDSFENLAVKPAGIDPKFCPSYLLNAACSVWDEVVQVGEQSGFRNAQVTVLAPTGTIGLLMDCDTTGVEPDFALVKYKKLSGGGYFKIVNQSLDIALRKLKYSEKQIADIISFILGSGSLKKCPFINPASLAAKGFTSEDLDRLEQAAASVFDIRFLFTYFTLGESCFNNLGITKSQYMDPHFDLLHFLGFKDEEVETANRFVCGAMTIEGAPHIQNEHLPVFDCANRCGKTGVRFIEPLGHIRMMAAVQPFLSGAISKTVNLPHESTVEDIRKCYWSAWEKGLKAIAIYRDGSKLSQPLSSSSSVARKTLKELSEEDVLEAAKKLMMLSTDTTFKRQLSSIVNRKRLPGKRGGFTQKAKVGGHTVFVRTGEYDDSTLGEIFIDMHKEGASFRSLLNCFAIAVSIGLQYGVPLEEYVEKFIYSRFEPSGPVDHPNIKTATSVIDYIFRLLALEYLQREDLVQVKPVAITNKDQSKEIKIKPAPESITLSYDVNPPTQEFIGKMMGDAPICSTCGHITIRSGSCFKCLNCGTSMGCS, via the coding sequence ATGAAAAAAGCACTTCGTTCAGGTCAGGAAAAAAAGAAAACAGGTCTTACCATCCTCCGTCGTTTTACGGAGATTAATAAGGATGTATTCCTTGATTTTAAGTATGAGCAGCGTTCATCAGTGATCAAGAACCCGAAAGGCGATATTGTTTTTGAAAATAAGGAAGTGGAAGTGCCTGTCGGTTGGTCACAGGTAGCCACAGATATCCTGGCGCAGAAGTATTTTCGAAGAACAGGTGTGCCGCTGAAGAATGGTTCAACCGGTGGAGAGAATAGTGCGAAGCAAGTGGTACATCGTATGGCGGATTGCTGGAAGGACTGGGGACAGCAGTATGGTTATTTTGCTTCGAAGAAAGATGCGGATGCTTTTTATGATGAAGTAGCGTTTATGTTGCTGAATCAGATGGCCGCCCCGAATTCACCACAATGGTTTAATACAGGACTTTTTCACACCTACGGAATAAAAGGGCAGAAGCAAGGTCATTTTTATGTGGATGCAGTGGATAATCAATTGAAAAGATCTACCAGTGCTTACGAGCGTCCTCAACCGCATGCCTGTTTTATTCTCTCCGTGAAAGATGATTTGGTGAATCCGGGCGGTATCATGGATCTTTGGGTGAGGGAAGCACGAATCTTTAAATATGGTTCGGGTGTTGGTACAAATTTTTCTTCTCTCAGAGGAGAAACAGAGAAATTATCAGGCGGCGGTCATTCCTCCGGTCTGATGTCATTCTTGAAAATCGGTGATCGCGCTGCAGGTGCCATTAAATCAGGCGGTACTACAAGAAGAGCCGCAAAAATGGTATGTCTGGATGTGGATCATCCGGAGATTCTTTCCTTCATCAACTGGAAAGCGGAAGAAGAGAAAAAAGTGGCTGCTTTAATTGCAGCCGGTTATTCTTCTGAATACGAAGGTGAAGCTTATGCAACGGTCTCCGGTCAAAATTCCAACAATTCTGTAAGGCTGAGTGATGCCTTTATGAATGCCGTGAAGCAAGGCGATACCTGGGATTTGCGCTCAAGAAAGGATGGTGCAGTTATCAACTCTTTACCCTCCGAATTTATTATGGATCAGATTGTGGAAGCCGCATGGAAGTGCGCCGATCCCGGGCTGCAGTTTGATACTACGATCAACGATTGGCATACCTGTCCTGCAGGTGGAAAAATTAAAGCATCCAATCCCTGTTCTGAATATATGTTCCTGGATGATACGGCCTGTAATCTGGCTTCCATTAATCTGGGTAAATTCTATAATGCGTCCACAGGTGTTTTCGATGTGGAAGGATTTGAACATGCTTGCCGTTTGTGGACCATCGTGCTTGAAATTTCTGTGTTGATGGCGCAGTTTCCTTCAGAAGAGGTCGCCGTAAACTCTTTTAATTATCGAACTCTTGGACTTGGTTATGCCAACCTTGGATCGTTGCTGATGATGAACGGACTTCCTTATGATAGTGAACCTTCCCGCGCTATGGCCGCTGCAATAACAGCGCTTATGACCGGTGTTGCCTATAAAACATCAGCGGAAATGGCCGATGTGCTGGGTGCTTTTACAAAATTCAATGATAACCGGGAAGCGATGATGAGGGTGATGCACAATCATCGTTACGCTGCTTATAATACATTGGATTCTTTCGAAAATTTAGCAGTAAAACCGGCAGGGATTGATCCTAAGTTTTGTCCTTCCTATTTGTTAAATGCGGCTTGTTCAGTTTGGGATGAAGTCGTGCAAGTCGGAGAGCAGTCCGGTTTTAGAAATGCACAAGTAACGGTGTTAGCACCAACAGGTACCATTGGTTTATTGATGGATTGCGATACAACAGGTGTTGAACCTGATTTTGCGTTGGTAAAATATAAAAAGCTTTCCGGAGGAGGATACTTTAAAATTGTAAATCAATCATTGGATATTGCATTAAGAAAACTCAAATATTCTGAAAAACAAATTGCAGATATTATATCATTTATTTTGGGAAGTGGCTCACTAAAAAAATGTCCTTTCATTAATCCTGCATCATTAGCTGCAAAAGGCTTTACGAGTGAGGACCTTGATCGATTAGAACAGGCGGCGGCTTCTGTTTTTGATATTCGTTTCCTGTTTACCTACTTTACACTCGGTGAATCCTGTTTTAATAATCTTGGTATCACCAAATCTCAGTACATGGATCCTCATTTTGATTTGTTGCATTTCCTCGGATTTAAAGATGAGGAAGTAGAAACAGCCAATCGGTTTGTTTGTGGTGCCATGACCATTGAAGGAGCACCGCATATCCAAAACGAGCATCTTCCGGTGTTTGATTGTGCAAACCGTTGCGGAAAGACCGGTGTTCGTTTTATTGAACCATTAGGACATATTCGAATGATGGCCGCTGTTCAACCTTTTCTGAGTGGTGCTATTTCCAAAACAGTAAACCTTCCGCATGAGTCCACAGTAGAAGATATTCGTAAATGTTATTGGTCGGCATGGGAGAAAGGGTTAAAGGCGATTGCGATCTATCGCGATGGTTCTAAGTTGTCTCAACCGTTATCAAGTTCTTCTTCAGTGGCAAGGAAAACATTGAAAGAATTATCGGAAGAAGATGTGCTGGAGGCTGCTAAGAAATTGATGATGTTGTCAACGGATACAACCTTTAAGCGACAACTTTCCAGTATTGTGAACAGAAAACGACTTCCTGGTAAGAGAGGTGGCTTTACTCAAAAAGCGAAAGTCGGAGGTCATACCGTATTTGTGAGAACCGGTGAGTATGATGATTCAACACTGGGAGAAATTTTTATAGATATGCATAAAGAAGGCGCCTCCTTCAGGTCGCTGCTGAATTGCTTTGCTATTGCAGTTTCAATAGGATTGCAATACGGAGTTCCTTTGGAAGAATATGTAGAAAAATTCATCTACTCCAGATTTGAACCCTCCGGGCCCGTTGATCATCCCAATATTAAAACCGCTACTTCTGTTATTGATTATATTTTCAGATTGCTTGCGCTTGAATATCTCCAAAGGGAGGATTTGGTACAGGTGAAACCGGTTGCTATTACCAACAAAGATCAATCGAAAGAAATTAAAATCAAACCTGCTCCCGAAAGTATTACGTTGAGTTATGATGTTAATCCACCCACTCAGGAGTTCATCGGAAAGATGATGGGAGATGCGCCCATCTGTTCTACTTGTGGTCATATTACCATTCGTTCCGGCTCCTGTTTTAAATGCCTGAATTGTGGTACGAGTATGGGGTGTAGCTAA
- a CDS encoding tetratricopeptide repeat protein yields the protein MRSLPIITDLLVRILLSITPLLQMIYPKKLKYTYGLIYSLNHLGVYYQNRGQYNQAMSYYNEMLEFFSKDCPPRIFKAIALAINNIGMVHFEKEEFDEAEYYFQNALKIDRYLHYPKGIARELGNLGKLKIAQGNSDSALVCLRQSLDYEKSIHHTIGMLETMVDIGKVYYQQKQYQEAKMILYEASNLNKECYLKANVWIDQLLSEIYFEEGDFDSALQLARRALQNAKVLQDKMLSVSLAQDLSEIYSRKGMYFEAYSF from the coding sequence ATGAGAAGCTTGCCTATCATTACAGATTTATTAGTCCGGATACTGCTCTCTATCACGCCACTCTTGCAAATGATTTATCCCAAAAAGCTGAAGTATACTTATGGATTAATTTATAGTTTGAATCATCTTGGGGTTTACTATCAGAATAGGGGGCAGTACAATCAGGCTATGTCTTACTACAATGAGATGCTTGAATTTTTTTCCAAAGATTGCCCGCCGAGGATATTTAAGGCAATAGCATTGGCCATTAATAATATTGGAATGGTGCATTTTGAGAAAGAGGAATTTGATGAGGCCGAGTATTATTTTCAAAATGCTTTGAAAATAGATAGATACCTGCACTATCCTAAGGGTATAGCACGGGAATTGGGAAACCTTGGTAAACTTAAAATTGCACAGGGAAATAGTGATAGCGCACTGGTTTGTCTAAGACAATCACTTGACTATGAAAAATCAATTCATCATACCATCGGTATGCTGGAGACGATGGTAGATATTGGTAAAGTATATTACCAGCAAAAACAATATCAGGAAGCTAAGATGATATTGTACGAAGCTTCCAATTTGAACAAAGAGTGCTACCTGAAAGCAAATGTTTGGATAGATCAGCTATTGAGTGAGATTTATTTTGAAGAAGGCGATTTTGATTCGGCATTGCAGCTCGCAAGAAGAGCACTTCAAAATGCAAAAGTTCTCCAGGATAAAATGTTGTCGGTAAGCTTAGCTCAAGACCTTTCAGAAATTTACAGTCGTAAGGGAATGTATTTTGAAGCCTATTCATTTTAG
- a CDS encoding T9SS type A sorting domain-containing protein → MKKQLLLLLAGVLTIQVSAQQDSESRTVRSKYNSAPAIEQSALLKLSSTKNVTPGVAAVIFSEDFAAGLPSTWTVTDVTATFNEIWTYSTTGSVNSPTALGTPVTLSPTNTTASNGFMLFDSDIGGPPSATSGPEDSDLKTPAINCSTNPVVFLSFNEVFVQYQTGVGLVSVSNDGTTWTDVYNAETGLGQNQSSPNPRNVVVDISTVAGNQATVFIRFKWTGNYDWVWIIDDVTVYEPVAADAGAIAIVGTESGCALSATTPITVTVRNFGGASISNVPVSYSINGGTPITETVAGPIASNATLDYTFTATADLSVAGIYTINASTALTGDTTTANDASSIQVESFSANNLATPYVMDFEVGEDLSQWLVNDANGDGVSWALVNALAYSGTDCLRKAGSGDYDDDWVWTGCFDLQAGVNYTLDYWYRQFDLQAPCSLEVKLATAQDPSSSTQLIATEVIDSIYHNSVNTVTVGTSGVYYVAFHAFVPNPSPVVGSSSLRVDLINLSIATAINENANPGGVSIFPNPSNGVVNLRVMKFENATIRVINILGKEIYNSRMSDINTQIDLSNFAKGLYIVKVDGTDFSYSERVTIK, encoded by the coding sequence ATGAAAAAACAACTATTACTCCTACTTGCCGGAGTACTTACGATACAAGTGAGCGCCCAGCAAGATTCTGAATCACGAACGGTCAGAAGTAAATACAATTCCGCTCCTGCAATAGAGCAATCAGCTCTATTAAAACTTTCTTCCACGAAGAATGTAACGCCCGGAGTTGCGGCTGTTATCTTCTCTGAAGATTTTGCTGCAGGTTTACCTTCTACGTGGACTGTTACTGATGTAACTGCAACATTTAATGAAATCTGGACCTATTCTACTACCGGTTCAGTTAATAGTCCTACAGCATTAGGAACGCCCGTCACTTTATCTCCTACAAATACTACAGCGTCCAATGGATTCATGTTATTTGATAGTGATATTGGTGGTCCTCCCAGTGCAACTAGCGGCCCGGAAGATTCTGATTTAAAAACTCCGGCAATTAATTGCTCCACCAACCCGGTTGTATTTTTATCTTTCAATGAAGTTTTTGTCCAATATCAGACTGGTGTCGGATTAGTATCAGTGAGCAATGATGGTACTACCTGGACGGATGTTTACAATGCAGAAACCGGTCTGGGTCAAAATCAAAGTTCACCTAACCCAAGAAATGTTGTGGTAGATATCAGCACAGTTGCTGGTAACCAGGCTACAGTATTTATCCGTTTCAAATGGACCGGAAATTATGATTGGGTATGGATCATTGATGATGTTACTGTTTATGAACCTGTTGCTGCTGATGCAGGGGCAATTGCAATTGTTGGAACTGAAAGTGGTTGTGCTTTATCAGCTACTACGCCTATTACTGTAACGGTTAGGAATTTTGGTGGTGCTTCTATCTCTAATGTTCCTGTAAGTTATAGCATTAATGGAGGAACCCCTATAACAGAAACTGTTGCAGGCCCTATAGCTTCTAATGCTACACTTGATTATACATTTACTGCAACTGCAGATCTATCTGTTGCGGGAATTTATACCATTAATGCTTCCACCGCTTTAACCGGCGATACAACTACTGCTAATGACGCGTCTAGCATTCAAGTAGAAAGTTTCAGTGCAAATAATCTCGCTACCCCTTATGTGATGGACTTTGAAGTTGGTGAAGACCTAAGTCAATGGCTGGTAAATGATGCAAATGGAGATGGTGTAAGCTGGGCACTTGTAAATGCTTTGGCCTACAGTGGTACTGATTGTTTGCGTAAAGCAGGAAGTGGGGATTATGATGACGATTGGGTTTGGACAGGTTGCTTTGATTTACAAGCCGGCGTCAATTACACATTGGATTATTGGTATCGCCAATTTGATTTGCAGGCTCCTTGCAGTCTGGAAGTTAAGTTAGCAACTGCCCAGGATCCTAGCTCTTCCACACAATTAATTGCAACAGAAGTTATCGACTCGATTTATCACAATTCGGTAAATACCGTAACGGTGGGAACCAGTGGTGTTTATTATGTGGCTTTCCATGCATTTGTACCTAACCCTAGTCCTGTTGTAGGTTCAAGTTCTTTACGTGTTGATCTTATCAATTTATCTATTGCAACGGCAATCAATGAAAATGCAAATCCGGGTGGTGTGAGTATTTTCCCAAATCCGAGTAATGGAGTTGTTAATTTACGCGTGATGAAATTTGAAAATGCTACTATTCGTGTAATAAATATTCTTGGAAAAGAAATTTACAACAGTCGCATGAGTGATATTAATACTCAAATCGATCTGAGCAATTTTGCAAAGGGATTATACATTGTTAAGGTTGACGGTACTGATTTCAGCTATTCTGAAAGAGTTACCATCAAATAA
- a CDS encoding response regulator, with translation MNILSNNLQKETADWQRADMMAGFESDKKRKEIKILQENRDKMIYYNSRLISMRNGLVLSLCFCLVLGGIIYKAYRDKRNVNKVLMTKFGEIRSKNADIQNKNREIGEINSSLIASNITLNKKEFQLKEAQRIAGLGSWEFDLQLKKFAYTEYLKSLFFTEEVGDQEMNFRSYLKRIDKNDWPAVKSALKKAFIEGEAAEVEFSITDGIDQQKYFNARAVPMMNDSGERVLVAGTVFDNSKYKKAAFKLMEAKENAEMANQSKSVFLANMSHEIRTPLNGILGFTQILLKECNVPQQKEYLKHIQNSGDNLLVLLNDILDFNKIEHGKLDIEATNFQLREMVNEAIVPYLLQAKEKGLDVKVHCTPEIPANVLGDPYRTRQLLINYLSNALKFTKTGYVMVDISLDEISVPDGNDLTIRFTVSDTGIGIPEDKQENIFKAFTQADSSTTRKYGGTGLGLAINNELAKLMGGTSGVHSPGRLSMNGNPGSDFWFTIKVKRGHYTAKAPTLNHSNDGVFESKLNILVAEDNVINQLLIRKVLESMNCEVTLVENGKLAVEALTLKSYDALLMDIQMPVMDGHQAAMVIRQSGNISIPIIGVSANVFKEDIEKSLMSGMDAHLGKPFTAKELFQVLKDKIRLRRATT, from the coding sequence GTGAACATTCTATCCAATAATTTGCAAAAAGAAACAGCAGATTGGCAACGGGCGGATATGATGGCAGGCTTTGAAAGTGACAAGAAAAGAAAGGAAATAAAAATTTTGCAGGAAAACCGGGATAAGATGATTTACTATAATTCCAGGTTAATTAGTATGAGGAATGGTTTGGTTCTGTCCCTTTGTTTTTGTTTGGTATTGGGAGGTATTATTTACAAAGCATACAGGGACAAGAGGAATGTGAATAAGGTGCTCATGACTAAGTTTGGAGAAATAAGGTCGAAGAATGCCGATATTCAAAATAAGAATCGTGAGATCGGTGAGATCAACTCTTCCTTAATCGCATCGAATATCACGTTAAATAAAAAAGAATTTCAATTGAAAGAAGCACAGCGAATTGCCGGACTTGGTTCATGGGAATTTGATTTGCAGTTAAAAAAGTTTGCGTATACAGAATATCTGAAAAGTTTGTTTTTTACTGAGGAGGTTGGCGATCAGGAAATGAATTTCCGATCCTATCTGAAGCGTATTGATAAAAATGACTGGCCGGCAGTTAAATCTGCATTGAAAAAGGCATTTATAGAAGGGGAAGCCGCAGAAGTTGAATTTAGTATTACGGATGGAATTGATCAGCAAAAGTACTTTAACGCTCGTGCGGTTCCGATGATGAATGATTCAGGGGAGAGAGTTTTAGTCGCAGGTACTGTATTCGATAATTCAAAATACAAGAAGGCCGCTTTCAAGCTAATGGAAGCCAAGGAGAATGCAGAAATGGCGAATCAGTCAAAGAGTGTTTTTCTCGCAAATATGAGCCATGAAATCCGAACTCCATTGAATGGTATTTTAGGATTTACTCAAATTCTTTTAAAGGAGTGTAATGTCCCGCAGCAAAAGGAATATCTGAAACATATTCAAAATTCCGGTGATAATTTGTTAGTGCTGTTGAATGATATTCTCGACTTCAATAAAATCGAACACGGAAAATTAGATATTGAAGCTACCAATTTTCAGCTAAGAGAAATGGTGAATGAGGCGATAGTTCCCTATCTGCTTCAGGCGAAGGAGAAAGGGCTTGATGTAAAAGTGCATTGTACTCCTGAAATTCCTGCTAATGTATTGGGGGATCCTTATCGCACCCGGCAGCTATTAATAAATTACTTGTCCAATGCACTGAAGTTCACAAAGACAGGTTATGTAATGGTCGATATTTCCTTAGATGAGATCAGCGTGCCGGATGGAAATGATCTCACTATTAGATTTACAGTATCTGATACAGGCATTGGAATTCCTGAAGATAAGCAGGAAAATATTTTCAAAGCATTTACTCAAGCAGATAGTTCTACCACCCGCAAGTACGGTGGCACAGGATTGGGATTGGCAATTAATAATGAATTGGCAAAACTAATGGGTGGGACATCCGGAGTACATAGTCCGGGACGTCTTTCTATGAATGGCAACCCCGGTTCTGATTTTTGGTTCACTATTAAAGTGAAGAGAGGGCATTATACTGCCAAAGCACCGACACTCAATCATAGTAATGATGGTGTATTCGAGAGTAAATTAAATATCCTTGTTGCAGAGGATAATGTGATCAATCAACTTCTGATAAGAAAAGTGCTGGAGTCGATGAACTGTGAGGTGACCCTGGTTGAAAATGGAAAGTTAGCTGTGGAAGCGTTGACTCTAAAATCATATGATGCCCTGTTGATGGACATTCAGATGCCTGTGATGGACGGTCATCAGGCCGCTATGGTGATTCGTCAGTCGGGAAATATATCCATCCCAATTATTGGGGTTTCCGCAAATGTTTTTAAAGAGGATATTGAAAAAAGTTTGATGTCGGGAATGGATGCACACTTAGGAAAACCATTTACAGCAAAAGAATTGTTTCAGGTATTAAAAGATAAAATTCGTCTCAGAAGAGCAACTACTTAG
- a CDS encoding ABC transporter permease, with the protein MRGNDLAAQMVYGTRISLMVSLLSTVLSFLIGGILGFAAGWYGPGKNRIKVYWLMAGGLLLFLFYFFNMNLLTQNDSIIANSILIGLLIIFIVFAAKIRSTNFYKYALFFSADNVIQRFSEIFSAIPRIILILALVSLMQPSFTTVVFILSITGWVDITRLLRSEIQRIKHEGFIEAAKVSGMGGLRIFIGQMLPNIWPSMLVILLYTFAGNIAAEASLSFLGVGLPAEVVSLGSLVASGKVYFEAWWLVVFPGVWISGFIFSLFSLSRKLRNKYEISNS; encoded by the coding sequence ATGAGAGGCAATGATCTTGCAGCGCAAATGGTGTATGGAACCAGAATTTCATTGATGGTTTCATTGTTGAGTACAGTATTGTCATTTTTAATTGGCGGGATACTCGGATTCGCAGCAGGATGGTATGGTCCCGGAAAAAATAGAATTAAAGTATATTGGTTGATGGCAGGAGGATTACTATTATTCCTCTTCTACTTTTTTAATATGAATCTGCTTACCCAAAATGATAGCATTATAGCCAATTCAATACTAATAGGTTTACTTATAATTTTTATTGTGTTTGCGGCGAAAATCAGATCAACCAATTTTTACAAGTATGCCCTGTTTTTTTCTGCGGACAATGTCATTCAAAGGTTCTCTGAAATATTTAGTGCAATTCCCCGAATAATTTTAATTCTCGCCTTAGTTTCTTTGATGCAACCTTCTTTTACAACGGTTGTTTTCATATTATCTATAACCGGTTGGGTAGACATCACTCGTTTACTGCGCTCTGAAATTCAGCGTATAAAACACGAGGGATTTATTGAAGCGGCTAAAGTGAGTGGGATGGGTGGATTAAGGATTTTTATTGGACAAATGCTACCCAATATCTGGCCTTCGATGTTGGTCATTCTTCTCTATACTTTCGCCGGGAATATCGCTGCTGAAGCAAGCCTTAGTTTTCTTGGTGTTGGTTTGCCGGCAGAGGTTGTCTCATTGGGGAGTCTTGTTGCCTCCGGAAAGGTATATTTTGAAGCCTGGTGGCTGGTTGTATTTCCGGGAGTATGGATTTCAGGGTTTATTTTTTCTTTGTTTTCGTTGTCCAGAAAATTGAGAAATAAGTATGAAATCAGCAATAGCTAA